A genomic stretch from Desulfurococcaceae archaeon MEX13E-LK6-19 includes:
- a CDS encoding signal peptidase I, giving the protein MFFIAIVIIILATRFIILPAVTGTDVPIAVVEGKSMFPLLREGDIVFIKKVSPEDIHVGDVIVYEYRGKYIIHRVIKVIHQNGKTYYVTKGDNNFVIDPYYEPGVPYDKVKGKVVEIGDNTVLKIPYIGYYTLWINK; this is encoded by the coding sequence ATGTTTTTTATAGCAATAGTAATCATCATACTCGCTACCAGGTTTATCATATTACCAGCGGTAACAGGAACCGATGTCCCAATAGCTGTTGTTGAAGGAAAAAGCATGTTTCCTCTATTAAGAGAAGGCGATATAGTATTTATTAAAAAAGTTTCCCCAGAAGACATTCATGTTGGAGACGTAATTGTTTACGAGTATAGAGGCAAGTACATCATACATAGAGTAATTAAGGTGATCCATCAAAACGGAAAAACATACTATGTAACGAAAGGAGACAACAATTTTGTCATAGATCCGTATTATGAGCCGGGCGTCCCTTATGATAAAGTGAAGGGAAAAGTCGTTGAAATAGGGGATAACACAGTACTAAAAATACCCTATATAGGCTATTACACTCTTTGGATAAACAAGTGA
- a CDS encoding thioredoxin, translating to MIEIRDVVELKRALNFYKVVIIEYYDPDDEVSREFSKAVKMLQKHLDPDGIILRVSTKEHPELASDVKTIPCLRVYLNGKLVFEQQGGFGNRELDLTVLRRSIRHTLRSLNVAFRI from the coding sequence ATGATAGAGATTAGGGATGTAGTTGAGCTGAAAAGAGCTTTGAACTTCTATAAAGTTGTTATTATCGAGTATTATGATCCTGATGATGAGGTGAGTCGTGAGTTCTCCAAAGCAGTAAAAATGCTTCAAAAACACCTTGATCCCGACGGTATTATACTTCGTGTGTCCACAAAAGAACATCCAGAGCTTGCTAGCGATGTAAAGACTATTCCTTGTCTAAGAGTGTATCTTAATGGTAAACTAGTGTTTGAACAGCAGGGTGGATTTGGTAATAGGGAACTCGATTTAACGGTTCTTAGGAGAAGTATAAGGCATACATTAAGAAGTCTGAATGTAGCATTTAGGATTTAA
- a CDS encoding DNA-directed RNA polymerase subunit K, with the protein MSGREETIIGPPKLTRFEIARIVGARALQLSLGAPPLVDVSKAPARDPVAIALVELEEGVLPITIHRMRSDGSSRRVPLRKLLPGSREFIRRTLKSWNLY; encoded by the coding sequence ATGAGCGGTCGCGAAGAAACAATAATAGGGCCTCCAAAGCTTACACGATTCGAGATCGCTAGAATAGTTGGTGCGAGAGCGCTACAGTTATCACTCGGAGCACCCCCTTTAGTAGACGTGTCTAAAGCTCCTGCGAGGGATCCTGTAGCAATAGCTTTAGTAGAGCTTGAAGAGGGTGTATTACCTATAACGATACACAGGATGAGATCAGATGGCTCAAGCCGACGTGTACCCCTCAGAAAGCTACTCCCGGGATCTAGAGAGTTTATACGCCGTACTCTCAAGAGCTGGAATCTATATTAG
- a CDS encoding DNA topoisomerase I, which translates to MSKTRFAATLLDYLRKAQESKIEKEKTVYRQAIVKRVSILDLKGNIVVIAEKPKAAKKIYEALSYLGYGKVYRYSNIPYWVIKKGVLTITITPAAGHLFGLDTDERGYPVFTYVWKPLYMIEKDASHTRKFIELLRKICSNGDYYINACDYDIEGSVIGFMVIKNFGDVNKCYRAKFSSLTKTELRQAFNNLTSLDWNMVEAGLCRHELDWIWGINVSRALMDSVYSVSGKRIVLSAGRVQTPTLRYVVENNIARNLFIPLPQYTISVSILVGDMKYQLEYKGPLIETRRQAEYIRDKLRESRVLVVEDYREDVRKLNPPPPFNLGDLQEEAAKIYKFSPYKTQSIAEKLYLSAYISYPRTNSQKLPPTLDYRGILDNLAKIYQYNALVKTLLQETRGVLKPVQGPKEDPAHPAIYPTGIIPQKLSSDEQKIYDLIVRRFLAVFAPPARIAHKTIVLKPLTINGNISFQLTGQKIVYLGWLRYYYFHKPSEQGAPTLEVGEKVRILSVSIRRVFTKPPEKLSRIKILRWMESNNIGTEATRARIIELLFKRKYLKSTGGATEATSLGQGVIEVLTEYFSELTSVELTRKFENYLEEIRIMKRRREEVINEAKKTLLELLRRFDEKKKEVGLKLAWRLGIMDPPEKCLLCNREVYRENLCIYHFKALEALKEMYSEWRRREGVNWEQYVRELAKLKSTGKWVREVIKEIIMRKI; encoded by the coding sequence ATGTCAAAAACACGTTTTGCAGCAACACTATTAGATTACTTAAGAAAAGCGCAGGAGAGTAAGATAGAGAAAGAGAAAACAGTATATCGTCAAGCTATTGTAAAACGAGTTAGTATACTCGATTTGAAGGGCAATATTGTTGTTATCGCGGAGAAACCCAAGGCTGCCAAGAAAATCTATGAAGCACTATCATACCTGGGCTATGGAAAGGTCTATAGGTACAGTAATATACCGTACTGGGTTATCAAAAAAGGAGTACTTACAATAACGATAACGCCTGCGGCAGGTCATTTATTTGGATTAGATACCGATGAAAGAGGATACCCTGTATTCACATATGTATGGAAACCACTTTACATGATTGAAAAGGATGCATCACATACAAGGAAGTTTATTGAATTATTAAGGAAGATTTGTAGCAACGGAGACTACTACATCAATGCTTGCGACTACGACATAGAGGGATCGGTAATAGGTTTCATGGTGATAAAAAACTTCGGTGATGTAAATAAATGCTATAGAGCAAAATTCTCTAGTCTAACAAAAACAGAGCTAAGACAAGCATTCAACAATCTTACTAGTCTCGACTGGAATATGGTTGAAGCAGGTTTATGCCGCCATGAACTTGACTGGATATGGGGTATTAATGTTAGTAGAGCACTGATGGATAGTGTGTATAGTGTTTCGGGGAAAAGAATAGTTCTTAGTGCTGGACGCGTACAGACGCCGACGTTAAGATATGTTGTCGAAAACAATATTGCTAGAAACTTGTTCATACCATTACCACAATACACTATATCTGTATCAATACTTGTTGGCGATATGAAGTATCAACTGGAATACAAAGGCCCTCTTATTGAGACTAGGAGGCAAGCCGAGTATATACGAGACAAACTAAGAGAGTCAAGAGTACTTGTTGTAGAGGATTATAGGGAAGATGTAAGAAAACTTAACCCACCTCCCCCATTCAACCTTGGTGACCTCCAAGAAGAAGCGGCAAAGATCTATAAGTTTAGTCCATATAAAACACAATCTATAGCAGAGAAACTATATCTTAGTGCATACATAAGCTACCCGAGGACAAACAGCCAAAAACTTCCTCCAACACTAGATTATAGAGGCATACTTGATAATCTTGCAAAAATTTATCAATACAATGCTCTTGTGAAAACGCTCTTGCAGGAGACACGTGGTGTATTAAAACCCGTCCAGGGACCCAAGGAGGACCCGGCTCATCCAGCAATATATCCCACCGGTATAATACCCCAAAAATTGAGTTCTGATGAACAGAAGATATATGATTTGATCGTCAGGAGGTTCTTAGCGGTTTTTGCACCACCTGCAAGAATAGCTCATAAAACTATTGTCTTGAAGCCTCTGACGATCAATGGTAATATAAGTTTTCAATTAACTGGCCAAAAAATAGTGTATTTAGGATGGCTAAGATACTATTACTTCCATAAACCATCTGAACAAGGGGCTCCTACACTTGAAGTCGGCGAAAAAGTGAGAATACTATCAGTCTCTATAAGAAGAGTCTTCACAAAACCTCCTGAGAAGCTATCGCGTATTAAGATCCTTAGATGGATGGAGTCTAATAATATTGGTACTGAGGCGACTAGAGCACGAATAATAGAGTTGTTGTTCAAACGAAAATATCTCAAGAGCACGGGTGGTGCAACGGAAGCAACAAGTCTTGGACAAGGTGTTATAGAGGTTTTGACGGAGTACTTCAGTGAGTTAACAAGTGTAGAGCTTACCAGGAAGTTCGAGAACTACTTAGAAGAAATAAGGATTATGAAGCGTAGAAGAGAGGAGGTAATAAATGAAGCTAAGAAGACTCTTTTGGAACTACTTAGGAGATTTGATGAAAAGAAGAAAGAAGTCGGTCTAAAACTTGCTTGGAGACTAGGTATAATGGATCCTCCGGAGAAATGTTTGTTGTGTAATAGGGAAGTGTATAGAGAAAACCTTTGTATATATCATTTTAAGGCGCTTGAGGCGCTCAAGGAGATGTATAGTGAATGGAGGAGACGTGAGGGAGTCAACTGGGAACAGTACGTTAGGGAACTAGCTAAACTTAAATCAACCGGTAAGTGGGTTCGCGAAGTAATTAAAGAGATTATAATGAGAAAAATTTGA
- a CDS encoding AAA family ATPase — protein MTINPLEEHARRYAKRAVLADRRGDYEEALKNYKRAVELFNKIISLYPDAPFTPLYRVLAEKYSKRIEVLEKQLSALPQGGRDTVPGDTHDFSILYPGERVNITFKDVVGLDHVKNLLKKIVIYPLRKPELYPLGWPRGILLFGPPGCGKTYITLALANEANAVLISVTMADIMSKWLGVAEKNVKRLFNTARDIALKGIPVIVFVDEVDGLLRSYSSEVGGEVRARNQFLIEMDGLISKSDEELPLFVIGATNKPWLLDPGFIRRFQKRVYIPPPDKATRKKLFEYYISKLMRVYKLDPSVDTEKLAELTEGYSSFDIKQIVTEVQNNVAGEILEKAGTGETLAPRPITMSDFVKVIQLVKPSIDRKQLAMIMEWSKAYMSI, from the coding sequence CTGACAATAAACCCACTGGAAGAGCATGCAAGAAGATACGCCAAAAGAGCAGTTTTAGCTGATAGGAGAGGTGATTATGAAGAAGCATTAAAAAACTATAAGAGAGCTGTAGAGCTATTCAATAAGATAATAAGCCTTTACCCCGATGCACCATTTACTCCACTATACAGGGTGCTAGCTGAAAAATACAGCAAGAGAATAGAGGTTCTCGAAAAACAGTTAAGTGCACTACCTCAAGGAGGACGTGACACAGTACCTGGTGATACACACGATTTCAGTATTCTGTACCCTGGTGAGCGGGTAAATATTACATTTAAAGATGTAGTTGGACTAGATCATGTTAAGAATCTTCTAAAGAAAATAGTCATTTATCCTCTACGTAAACCTGAACTCTACCCCTTGGGATGGCCCCGTGGAATACTATTATTCGGCCCCCCAGGCTGTGGCAAAACATACATAACTCTCGCTTTGGCTAATGAGGCAAACGCGGTTCTTATTTCAGTTACAATGGCAGACATTATGTCTAAATGGCTTGGTGTAGCCGAGAAGAATGTTAAAAGACTCTTCAACACAGCCAGGGATATCGCGCTAAAGGGCATACCTGTCATAGTATTTGTAGATGAAGTAGATGGTCTCTTGAGAAGCTATAGCAGTGAAGTAGGTGGAGAAGTCAGAGCTAGAAACCAGTTCCTAATAGAAATGGATGGCTTGATCAGTAAGAGTGATGAAGAACTCCCATTATTCGTAATAGGAGCAACAAATAAGCCTTGGCTTCTTGACCCTGGTTTCATACGTAGATTCCAGAAGAGAGTATACATTCCACCGCCTGACAAAGCTACGAGAAAGAAACTATTCGAATATTACATAAGTAAGCTGATGAGGGTCTACAAACTTGATCCGAGTGTTGACACGGAGAAGCTAGCTGAACTAACTGAAGGATATTCAAGTTTCGACATAAAGCAGATAGTGACTGAAGTACAGAATAATGTAGCCGGAGAAATCCTAGAGAAAGCGGGTACAGGAGAAACACTTGCTCCAAGACCTATAACCATGAGTGACTTCGTCAAAGTAATACAATTGGTTAAACCAAGTATTGATAGAAAACAGCTGGCAATGATAATGGAATGGAGTAAAGCATATATGTCGATATAA
- a CDS encoding chromatin protein Cren7, with protein sequence MLPRKKKITCPRCGTEVEEPVKTWQLVAPIPDRKGRITITIMGSFECPKCGHKWRGVVSKIKVGGSSIEVGGKEIKEEEEEKRPPKIIELDLSDLDELDEEEI encoded by the coding sequence ATGTTGCCTAGGAAAAAGAAGATTACCTGTCCTAGGTGCGGTACCGAAGTAGAAGAACCCGTTAAGACATGGCAATTAGTTGCACCAATACCTGATAGGAAAGGCAGAATAACAATTACCATAATGGGTAGCTTCGAGTGCCCAAAATGCGGACATAAATGGAGGGGTGTAGTCAGTAAGATCAAAGTAGGCGGGTCCAGTATCGAAGTAGGCGGTAAGGAGATCAAAGAAGAGGAAGAAGAAAAACGCCCACCAAAAATCATCGAGCTCGATTTAAGCGATCTTGATGAACTTGATGAAGAAGAAATATAA
- a CDS encoding CdvA-like protein translates to MGISINFVEKYLGKHVKDPYGRILGTLISFFSDADGNVDAVEVCLGEKNYLQVPIEQVRFVQDSIILIPDWQFEAEKIVKRLEILRKRLYALEDLYAKKEIPRHSYELFKKKLEDEFVKAKEDAKKVKEMLRKKVAELEDTIVELDKAFTSVKMSYIAGEISDKTYKAVADQIRKYLEYAIHEKEDVKRFIDKMEGLETQPLPIQTVNTEEEEEEKDNIPSQEQPMPVVVIDST, encoded by the coding sequence ATGGGTATATCTATAAACTTTGTTGAAAAATACCTTGGTAAACATGTTAAAGATCCCTATGGCAGGATCCTAGGCACGCTCATAAGCTTCTTCAGCGATGCAGATGGTAATGTTGATGCTGTAGAGGTTTGTCTAGGCGAGAAGAACTATCTCCAAGTACCAATTGAGCAAGTCAGGTTTGTACAGGATAGCATTATACTGATACCCGACTGGCAGTTTGAAGCCGAGAAGATAGTTAAGAGACTAGAGATCCTTAGGAAGAGGCTCTATGCCCTAGAAGACCTTTATGCTAAGAAAGAGATTCCAAGACACTCATATGAGCTATTCAAGAAGAAACTTGAAGACGAATTTGTAAAGGCAAAAGAGGACGCCAAGAAGGTCAAAGAGATGCTCAGAAAGAAAGTTGCCGAACTAGAGGATACCATAGTAGAATTAGATAAAGCATTTACATCAGTAAAGATGAGCTACATAGCAGGAGAAATATCCGACAAGACATACAAAGCTGTGGCTGACCAGATAAGAAAGTACCTAGAATACGCGATTCATGAGAAAGAGGATGTGAAGAGATTCATTGACAAGATGGAGGGTCTTGAGACACAGCCTCTACCTATACAGACTGTGAACACTGAGGAAGAGGAAGAGGAGAAGGATAACATACCTAGTCAAGAACAGCCTATGCCTGTAGTAGTTATTGACTCAACATAA
- a CDS encoding TCP-1/cpn60 chaperonin family protein produces MALYGVPVLILKEGTQRTSGRDALRTNIMAARALAEVLKTSLGPRGLDKMLVDSFGDITVTNDGAAIVKEMEVQHPAAKLLVEVAKAQDAEVGDGTTTAVVLAGTLLEKAEELLDQNIHPTIIIEGYVKAMREALKIIDEISIKVNPEDRTVLRKVVDTAVSSKYIGSGAIEDKLANMAIDAILTVAEKQPDGTYKVRLDDIKIEKKKGGSLLDTQLVYGIVLDKEVVHPGMPRRVEKAKIALLDAPLEVEKPEITAKINITSPDLIKKFLDEEAKILKDMVEKIAGVGANVVICQKGIDEVAQHFLAKKGILAVRRVKRSDMEKLERATGGKIVSSVRDLKPEDLGYAELVEERRVGNDKMVFIEGCKNPKAVTILLRGANDMVLDEVERSLQDALHVLRNVLREPKILPGGGAPEVELAMRLREFAQKVGGKEQLAIEAFANAIEEIPMILAETAGLDPLETLMKLRQLHSEGKINAGINVLESKVEEDMIKINVVEPAIVKKQVLKSATEAATTILKIDDIIAASPLKKEKEKKGEEETPGKFKF; encoded by the coding sequence ATGGCCCTTTATGGTGTTCCTGTGCTCATACTCAAAGAGGGTACTCAGAGAACCTCTGGTAGAGACGCACTAAGAACAAACATCATGGCTGCCAGAGCTCTCGCTGAAGTACTAAAGACAAGTCTTGGTCCACGTGGACTAGACAAGATGCTTGTAGACAGTTTCGGCGACATCACAGTTACGAATGATGGTGCAGCAATTGTCAAGGAGATGGAGGTACAGCATCCAGCAGCAAAGCTACTAGTAGAAGTAGCTAAGGCTCAGGACGCAGAGGTAGGTGATGGTACAACAACAGCTGTTGTACTAGCCGGTACACTCCTCGAAAAAGCTGAGGAGCTTCTTGACCAGAATATCCACCCAACAATCATAATTGAAGGATATGTAAAGGCTATGAGAGAAGCGTTAAAGATAATTGATGAAATCAGCATTAAAGTCAATCCTGAAGACAGAACCGTTCTAAGGAAGGTAGTAGATACAGCTGTTTCAAGCAAGTACATTGGAAGTGGTGCTATTGAGGATAAACTGGCAAACATGGCTATCGACGCCATATTAACTGTTGCAGAGAAACAACCCGATGGTACATACAAGGTTAGACTAGACGACATAAAGATTGAGAAGAAGAAGGGTGGAAGCTTACTTGATACTCAGCTAGTCTACGGTATCGTTCTTGACAAAGAAGTTGTCCACCCTGGCATGCCTAGGAGAGTTGAGAAAGCCAAGATTGCACTGCTAGACGCACCACTAGAAGTAGAGAAACCAGAGATCACCGCAAAGATCAACATCACCAGCCCAGACTTGATAAAGAAGTTCCTAGATGAAGAAGCCAAGATACTCAAGGACATGGTTGAGAAGATTGCTGGTGTTGGTGCTAATGTTGTGATTTGTCAGAAGGGTATTGATGAGGTTGCTCAGCACTTCCTAGCCAAGAAGGGCATACTAGCAGTAAGAAGAGTAAAGAGATCAGACATGGAGAAACTAGAAAGAGCAACAGGAGGAAAGATAGTCTCCAGCGTAAGAGACCTCAAACCAGAAGACCTTGGTTATGCTGAGCTTGTTGAAGAGAGACGTGTAGGCAACGACAAAATGGTGTTCATTGAGGGCTGCAAGAACCCCAAGGCAGTAACAATTCTACTAAGAGGAGCAAACGACATGGTTCTAGATGAGGTTGAGAGAAGCCTCCAGGATGCACTACATGTACTAAGGAACGTGCTTAGAGAGCCAAAGATACTACCTGGTGGCGGTGCACCAGAAGTAGAGCTTGCTATGAGGCTAAGAGAGTTTGCCCAGAAAGTAGGTGGTAAAGAACAGCTAGCTATTGAGGCATTCGCTAATGCTATCGAGGAGATACCAATGATACTAGCTGAAACAGCAGGTCTAGACCCACTCGAGACACTCATGAAGCTAAGGCAGTTACACAGTGAAGGAAAGATCAATGCTGGCATCAACGTACTTGAATCAAAAGTAGAGGAAGACATGATCAAGATCAATGTTGTCGAGCCAGCAATAGTCAAGAAACAAGTACTAAAGAGCGCTACAGAGGCAGCAACAACAATACTAAAGATCGACGACATAATCGCTGCATCACCACTCAAGAAAGAGAAAGAAAAGAAAGGCGAAGAAGAAACTCCAGGCAAGTTCAAGTTTTAA
- a CDS encoding serine/threonine protein phosphatase, which translates to MNIKSTGDFVDKIRSVVTDSNEVINTIAMFVQKNRESTGFIERRFAQGVILRKGFKKLVVVGDLHGDFNSLLKILDREKVFEKINDMLLVFLGDYIDRGYMQLETILGVYLLKAMYPGNVVLLRGNHEPPPDLVPYPHDFPDVLFTKYGGEWRRVYKYFMMSFQKLPLFAILPGEIFFVHGGPPKTFLKARTYLEALGLTTPLPDDIIIEEILWSDPLEEKNVDYTLSYRGAGILYGRRIVEKALELTNTKVIMRAHEPVIGGFKIDHEGSVLTIFTSKVYGSGQVAYLVITGDSIDQSRIPFYVRRI; encoded by the coding sequence TTGAATATCAAGAGTACAGGAGATTTTGTTGATAAGATAAGGTCTGTAGTTACGGATAGTAATGAAGTAATTAATACAATTGCTATGTTTGTGCAGAAGAACAGAGAATCAACGGGCTTTATTGAACGTAGGTTTGCCCAGGGAGTAATCTTAAGGAAAGGTTTTAAGAAACTCGTTGTAGTAGGCGATCTTCACGGAGACTTTAATTCTCTACTAAAGATACTTGATAGAGAAAAAGTTTTTGAGAAAATAAATGATATGCTTTTGGTCTTTCTAGGCGACTATATTGATAGAGGTTATATGCAGCTCGAAACGATACTAGGGGTATACTTACTTAAAGCAATGTATCCAGGTAACGTAGTCTTACTTAGAGGAAACCATGAGCCTCCACCTGACCTAGTACCTTATCCTCATGATTTCCCTGATGTATTGTTTACAAAATATGGTGGTGAATGGCGTAGAGTATACAAGTACTTTATGATGTCTTTCCAGAAACTACCATTGTTTGCAATACTTCCTGGCGAAATATTCTTTGTACATGGTGGTCCACCAAAAACTTTCCTTAAAGCAAGGACGTACTTAGAAGCACTAGGCTTAACGACTCCATTACCTGATGATATCATTATTGAAGAGATCCTTTGGAGTGATCCGCTGGAAGAGAAAAATGTTGACTACACACTGTCATATAGGGGAGCTGGTATATTGTATGGACGAAGAATTGTTGAAAAAGCACTTGAGTTAACAAACACAAAGGTTATCATGAGAGCTCATGAGCCAGTTATAGGAGGCTTCAAGATAGATCATGAGGGTAGTGTGTTAACTATTTTCACAAGTAAAGTATATGGATCAGGGCAAGTAGCGTATCTTGTGATAACAGGAGATAGTATTGACCAGAGTAGAATACCGTTTTACGTTAGAAGAATTTGA
- the eno gene encoding phosphopyruvate hydratase — MQYVHVLVADEMFRIKDVRARQILDSRGNPTVQVIVATEGGGVGIAAAPSGASTGTHEAVEVRDGGKDYHGKGVSKAVYNVNNVIAPAIKGMDSRRQRSIDRKMINLDGTPNKSKLGGNAIVATSLAVAKAAASTYDMPLYMYLGGASARTLPVPLMNIINGGVHAGNKLDFQEFMIVPAGFSSFSEAIKAAVETYHELKKLLKEKYGLLAINVGDEGGFAPPMENIREALDALINAIKAAGYSPGTDIALALDVASSQFYDEKEKVYVLEGKKYTWNELLDLYKALVDEYPIVSIEDPFYEEDFEAFKEITKELGNKILIVGDDLFTTNPARLRKGVEIGAANAILVKVNQVGTLTETMDVIEIARQSSYKAIISHRSGETEDTTIADLAVAFGTGLIKTGAPARGERTAKYNRLLAIEEELDDPFYPGFTVFPRKPK, encoded by the coding sequence ATGCAGTACGTACATGTGCTTGTTGCGGACGAGATGTTCCGTATAAAAGATGTTCGCGCCCGGCAAATATTAGATTCACGTGGAAACCCGACGGTACAGGTCATAGTAGCTACAGAAGGTGGAGGAGTAGGTATCGCGGCAGCACCATCAGGCGCCTCAACAGGGACCCACGAGGCTGTAGAAGTTCGTGACGGTGGAAAAGATTATCATGGTAAAGGCGTCTCTAAAGCTGTCTACAATGTTAACAATGTGATAGCTCCAGCCATTAAGGGCATGGATAGTAGGAGACAGAGAAGTATAGACAGAAAAATGATAAACCTTGATGGAACCCCCAATAAGAGTAAACTGGGAGGAAACGCTATTGTTGCAACAAGTCTAGCTGTAGCTAAAGCGGCTGCATCAACCTATGATATGCCTTTATACATGTATCTTGGTGGAGCTAGTGCTAGAACATTACCTGTACCGCTAATGAACATTATCAATGGAGGTGTTCACGCAGGTAACAAGCTTGATTTCCAGGAATTCATGATAGTCCCAGCAGGCTTCAGCAGTTTCTCTGAAGCAATAAAAGCAGCTGTAGAGACATACCATGAGTTAAAGAAGCTCTTGAAGGAAAAGTATGGTTTACTGGCAATAAATGTTGGCGATGAGGGCGGTTTCGCGCCGCCAATGGAGAATATACGTGAAGCACTAGACGCCCTAATCAACGCCATAAAGGCTGCTGGATACAGTCCTGGAACAGACATAGCACTAGCTCTAGACGTTGCTTCAAGCCAGTTCTATGACGAGAAAGAAAAAGTGTACGTACTAGAGGGCAAGAAGTATACGTGGAACGAGCTACTCGACCTATACAAAGCTCTTGTAGACGAGTATCCTATAGTCAGTATCGAAGACCCATTCTATGAGGAGGACTTCGAGGCATTCAAAGAGATCACAAAAGAGCTAGGTAATAAGATATTGATTGTAGGAGACGACTTGTTTACAACAAACCCTGCTAGACTCAGAAAAGGAGTAGAAATAGGTGCAGCCAACGCTATTCTAGTTAAAGTGAACCAGGTTGGTACACTCACCGAGACAATGGATGTAATTGAGATAGCGAGACAAAGCAGCTACAAGGCAATAATAAGTCACAGAAGTGGAGAGACAGAAGATACGACCATAGCAGATCTTGCTGTAGCTTTCGGAACAGGGTTGATAAAAACAGGAGCACCTGCTAGAGGAGAAAGAACAGCCAAGTACAACAGATTACTGGCTATAGAAGAAGAACTCGATGACCCGTTCTATCCAGGGTTTACAGTATTTCCAAGGAAACCAAAGTAG
- a CDS encoding site-2 protease family protein yields MAQADVYPSESYSRDLESLYAVLSRAGIYIRESRTYMSSKGNVIIDFIIDKPCDDTLFEKVYRELSKRKFIVFQFVTAEGPVLRVTRYEEKSDLLKKMILLGLTLVTVWLTGYWLTLGFVELKRVLGYSTALEDPFIWGLIYTLAFLGVLAMHEYGHIIVSKRYAVPIAGPYFIPAPPAQLGFIGTLGSVISMKNLPPSRRSLILLGLSGPIAGFIGAIVISWIGITLSITMPVDKAMQLFEEGEITAFPYMPLIMVLMMLFTSVKEGYVLVLHPLAFAGFIVFIVTFLNLMPIGQLDGGHVIRGFSSPKTHELAGYIVIMLLIIAGILTFNIGGYAYLFMAGILLVLKIVVGSKPHPGPANMLSNISKKDYALLLLYVLLVVLTLPLPIAGW; encoded by the coding sequence ATGGCTCAAGCCGACGTGTACCCCTCAGAAAGCTACTCCCGGGATCTAGAGAGTTTATACGCCGTACTCTCAAGAGCTGGAATCTATATTAGAGAATCAAGAACCTATATGTCTTCTAAAGGCAACGTGATTATTGATTTTATTATAGACAAGCCTTGTGATGATACATTATTTGAAAAAGTATACAGAGAGTTATCGAAGAGAAAATTTATCGTGTTTCAATTCGTTACTGCTGAAGGCCCTGTCCTTCGTGTGACTAGATACGAGGAAAAAAGTGATCTCTTGAAGAAGATGATATTATTAGGGTTAACACTTGTAACAGTATGGCTTACTGGATACTGGCTTACACTAGGCTTTGTTGAACTCAAGAGAGTTCTTGGTTATAGTACGGCCTTAGAAGATCCCTTCATATGGGGTCTCATATATACACTAGCATTCTTAGGAGTACTTGCAATGCATGAGTATGGGCATATTATTGTTTCGAAGAGATACGCTGTGCCGATAGCGGGACCCTACTTTATACCTGCTCCACCGGCTCAGCTAGGATTCATTGGTACACTAGGCTCGGTAATTAGTATGAAAAACCTGCCGCCAAGTAGAAGAAGTCTTATACTCTTGGGGCTATCGGGACCCATAGCAGGGTTCATAGGAGCAATTGTTATCTCCTGGATAGGGATAACGTTATCTATCACCATGCCTGTTGATAAAGCTATGCAGTTATTTGAAGAAGGGGAAATTACTGCATTTCCATATATGCCCTTGATAATGGTCTTAATGATGTTGTTTACTAGTGTTAAAGAGGGATATGTACTAGTACTTCATCCACTTGCATTTGCTGGATTTATAGTGTTTATTGTGACATTTCTTAACCTTATGCCGATAGGGCAACTTGATGGAGGCCATGTAATTAGGGGGTTTTCTTCACCTAAAACTCATGAGCTAGCTGGATACATAGTAATAATGTTGTTGATTATTGCGGGTATTTTAACATTCAATATTGGTGGGTACGCCTATTTATTCATGGCGGGTATCTTGCTGGTACTCAAAATAGTGGTTGGCTCGAAACCCCATCCGGGCCCTGCCAACATGCTTTCAAATATAAGTAAAAAGGACTATGCTTTATTGCTTCTATATGTACTATTAGTAGTATTGACGCTACCTCTGCCTATAGCAGGTTGGTGA